The Helianthus annuus cultivar XRQ/B chromosome 16, HanXRQr2.0-SUNRISE, whole genome shotgun sequence genome includes a window with the following:
- the LOC110924319 gene encoding uncharacterized protein LOC110924319 — translation MADKAEASTNTTKPPVPLHPVFTVTDIMKQVRILDGINVTYSAWVKLFKLYARGYEVIVHINTEPPPEDDPTYARWIKIDAVMLQWIYSTLSEDYLLRVLEEPSTTLQAWNWVKDLFHNNKGPVV, via the coding sequence ATGGCAGACAAGGCTGAAGCATCCACCAACACAACCAAACCACCAGTTCCGCTACACCCAGTTTTTACTGTTACCGACATCATGAAACAGGTTCGCATCCTGGATGGTATTAATGTCACATACTCTGCGTGGGTGAAGCTTTTCAAACTTTATGCACGTGGGTACGAGGTCATAGTCCATATCAACACTGAACCACCACCTGAAGACGACCCTACCTATGCTCGATGGATAAAGATTGATGCGGTCATGCTCCAATGGATCTACAGTACACTATCTGAAGATTATCTTCTTCGGGTCCTTGAAGAACCATCCACGACTCTCCAGGCCTGGAACTGGGTTAAGGATCTTTTTCATAACAACAAAGGTCCCGTTGTGTAG